TAAGCAGTTCTAACGTATTTTCATGGACTTGAATTGTTGTTACCATAAACTATAGAAGTTTCTCAATACTCTTTTCAAATCTCTTTTTTTCTGTCTGTACTATTTTTATTTGTTCATCAAGCGCATGGCGTATTTTACGCAGTCCTAAATTGCCTGGGGCGCCTGTATGAGTCTTGCCCATAATATTCCGTTTAGGATCTGTTATTTTTATTTTCTGAATCATTGCTGCTGTTGTCTGATATGCTTCTCTGAATGGCACGCCGCTTTTAACTAAATCATTGGCATAATCAGTTGCAAAAACTTCTTTAGTTAATGATTTCACACACGCGTCAGCATCTATTTTAATTTCTTTTAAAAGGTGATTCATAATAAATATTGATTCTTTTGTAGTTATAAATGCGTCAATCAGTATCTTCTTAGAAAGTTGCAAGTCACGATTATATCCTGACGGTAATTTGCTCATTAAACTGATCATTTGAACAAGGTGCCCTTGCAGCAAAGATGCTTTTGCCCGCGTTAATTCAAGAACATCAGGATTTTTCTTTTGCGGCATAATGCTTGAGCCAGTGCAGAACTTTTCAGGCAGACTTACATAGCCAAATTCAGGCATGCTAAAGAGTAATAAATCATTGCTTAATTTCCCCAAGTCATGCATGACTTGGGAGAGGGCAAAAATAATATTAGCTTCTAATTTTGCTCTTCCATTTTGCACGTACATCACATTGTTTTGCACTTTGGCAAACCCTAAACTCTCTGCAACAAATTCTCTATTGATGGAAAAATTTACTCCATAGCCAGCAGCGCTTCCTAAAGGTGATTGATTGTTTAATACATAGGCAGCTTTAAACAAGATTAAATTATCTAACATACTTTCAAGCACTGCACCAAAGAACAATCCTATTGAAGAAGGCATTGCCTTTTGCATATGGGTGTAACCGACAACAGGAACTTCCTGGTATTGTTCAGTCAGAGCAAATAATGTTTCACACAATCCAAGAATTTCTTCTTCAATCTGCAAAAGCATATGTTTTGAGTATAATCTGATGTCAACAAGAACTTGGTCATTGCGCGAGCGGGCAGTATGGATCTTTTTACCTAACTGATCCAATTTTTTGGTTAATTGCTGTTCAATAGCAGTATGAACATCTTCCTGTTCGCGTGTTATCTCAACTTTTCCTTCGCTGCCAAGATGCGCTAAAGTAATCAATTCTCTATGGAGCTGATCAAACTCGTGGCTTGTTAAAATACCTATTTTCTTAAGCATTTTAGCATGTGCAATACTTCCTAGACAATCCCAAAATACTAATTCTTTGTCAAGAATATAATCATCACCAACAGTGAATTGTTCAACAGCTTGATCTAGGGTATACTCTTTCTGCCAAAGCTTCATACATTATCAACATTATTTGTGCTTATAAATATTACGCCTTTAAGGGCTCTGTAGAAAATGTAGTTTTTGGTGCCATGCTGGTGATTATCCTTCAAATTAATGAGTGAGAAAAAAGGAAATTACAATGGGAATTTTTTCCTTGTTATAAACAAGTGAGATAATCACGGCACCAAAACCGAGGCTATGCCGAGATTTTCTACAGAGCCAATCCCACCAATATATTTATAAATATTGTAATATTATTTTGTAACATGGCTTTATTTGAAATAATCCTCATTGTTATTGGTTTAAGTTTATTTGAGATAATTAGCAGTATTGATAACGC
This genomic interval from Candidatus Woesearchaeota archaeon contains the following:
- the argH gene encoding argininosuccinate lyase; amino-acid sequence: MKLWQKEYTLDQAVEQFTVGDDYILDKELVFWDCLGSIAHAKMLKKIGILTSHEFDQLHRELITLAHLGSEGKVEITREQEDVHTAIEQQLTKKLDQLGKKIHTARSRNDQVLVDIRLYSKHMLLQIEEEILGLCETLFALTEQYQEVPVVGYTHMQKAMPSSIGLFFGAVLESMLDNLILFKAAYVLNNQSPLGSAAGYGVNFSINREFVAESLGFAKVQNNVMYVQNGRAKLEANIIFALSQVMHDLGKLSNDLLLFSMPEFGYVSLPEKFCTGSSIMPQKKNPDVLELTRAKASLLQGHLVQMISLMSKLPSGYNRDLQLSKKILIDAFITTKESIFIMNHLLKEIKIDADACVKSLTKEVFATDYANDLVKSGVPFREAYQTTAAMIQKIKITDPKRNIMGKTHTGAPGNLGLRKIRHALDEQIKIVQTEKKRFEKSIEKLL